Proteins encoded in a region of the Tumebacillus sp. BK434 genome:
- a CDS encoding SDR family oxidoreductase: protein MKNVLILGATSGIAKALAYYFAEQEHNLLLAGRDLEELQLIAQDINIRHGVEVTVHKFDALDYDGHADFFTTCLEAAGELDGLVLAYGYLGDQKRAENEFAEARRVIETNYLSAVSVLNIAANYFETRKDGFLCVLSSVAGDRGRQSNFMYGSAKGGLSLYLQGLRNRLSKSNVSVLTVKPGFVDTKMTFGQPGMFLVAQPEAVAKAIYKMILKKKDVAYTPFFWRYIMLIIKSVPERIFKRLSL from the coding sequence ATGAAAAACGTACTGATCCTGGGCGCCACTTCGGGCATCGCCAAGGCGCTCGCTTATTATTTTGCGGAACAAGAGCACAACCTGCTGCTCGCCGGGCGCGATCTGGAGGAGCTGCAGCTGATCGCGCAGGACATCAACATCCGCCACGGGGTGGAAGTGACGGTGCACAAGTTCGATGCGCTCGATTATGACGGCCACGCCGATTTCTTCACCACCTGCCTGGAAGCGGCGGGCGAGCTGGACGGTCTCGTGCTGGCCTACGGTTACCTCGGCGACCAGAAGCGGGCGGAGAACGAGTTTGCCGAAGCGCGGCGCGTGATCGAGACCAACTACCTCTCCGCCGTGTCGGTGCTGAACATCGCCGCCAACTATTTTGAAACGAGAAAGGACGGCTTCCTCTGCGTGCTGTCTTCGGTGGCGGGCGACCGCGGGCGTCAGAGCAACTTCATGTACGGCTCGGCCAAAGGAGGCCTGTCCCTGTACCTGCAAGGCCTGCGCAACCGCTTGAGCAAATCGAACGTGAGCGTGCTGACCGTCAAGCCGGGCTTTGTCGACACCAAGATGACGTTCGGGCAGCCGGGCATGTTTTTGGTCGCGCAGCCGGAAGCGGTGGCGAAAGCGATCTACAAGATGATCCTGAAAAAAAAGGACGTCGCCTACACGCCGTTTTTCTGGCGCTACATCATGCTGATCATCAAATCGGTTCCGGAGCGCATCTTCAAGCGCCTGAGCCTGTAA
- a CDS encoding lysylphosphatidylglycerol synthase transmembrane domain-containing protein, producing MKAKSQELMAGKGQKLTSRIITGIMVGVVVSVLFFLWGDVRDVKDVIFSISWYTYVLAVVTTLASYFVRFFKWQFFLKVLQIKVPWKDSLNIHFIGLSMSITPGKLGELLKSYLLKNTAGVEMARSAPAVFTDRLTDLFAMLCLVGVGISLFAFGKLAFFIVLGGLLVITLVLQSKPISLRVIEWLARIPVLTKHKGSMLTLYESTFELLRWKPLLFATLLSVIAWFMECISLYVLIVNLDLGLTLTHVVFIFSLGTVAGALSMLPGGLGIAEGSMTGMFMYFGLAKGTAVSITLLIRLVTLWLGVLIGIVIFFVKRKGYMG from the coding sequence ATGAAAGCAAAATCGCAGGAGCTGATGGCGGGGAAAGGGCAGAAGCTCACGTCGCGGATCATCACCGGCATCATGGTCGGGGTGGTCGTCTCGGTGCTGTTTTTCCTCTGGGGCGATGTGCGCGACGTGAAGGATGTTATCTTCTCGATCTCGTGGTACACGTACGTGCTGGCGGTGGTGACCACGCTGGCCTCGTATTTTGTCCGTTTTTTCAAATGGCAGTTCTTCTTGAAGGTGCTGCAGATCAAGGTGCCGTGGAAAGACTCGCTGAACATTCATTTCATCGGCCTGTCGATGTCGATCACGCCGGGCAAGCTCGGCGAGCTGCTCAAGTCGTATCTGTTGAAAAATACGGCCGGGGTGGAGATGGCGCGCTCCGCCCCCGCCGTCTTCACCGACCGGCTGACCGACCTGTTTGCGATGCTCTGCCTGGTCGGGGTCGGGATCTCCCTGTTCGCGTTTGGCAAGCTGGCCTTTTTCATCGTGCTGGGCGGACTGCTGGTGATCACGCTGGTCTTGCAGTCAAAGCCGATCTCGCTGCGGGTGATCGAGTGGCTGGCGCGGATTCCCGTTTTGACGAAGCACAAGGGCAGTATGTTGACGTTGTACGAGAGCACGTTTGAGCTGCTGCGCTGGAAGCCGCTCTTGTTCGCGACCTTGCTGTCGGTGATCGCGTGGTTCATGGAGTGCATCTCGCTCTATGTGCTGATCGTCAACCTCGACCTCGGCTTGACGCTGACCCACGTCGTGTTCATCTTCTCGCTGGGCACGGTGGCGGGCGCTCTGTCGATGCTGCCCGGCGGGCTTGGCATCGCGGAAGGCAGCATGACCGGGATGTTCATGTACTTTGGTCTCGCCAAAGGCACCGCCGTGTCGATCACGCTGCTGATCCGCCTCGTGACGCTGTGGCTCGGGGTGCTGATCGGAATCGTCATCTTCTTTGTGAAACGCAAAGGATATATGGGCTAG
- a CDS encoding glycosyltransferase family 39 protein: MPMIKLRKPLFTRSTTEWVLFLLITIAAVLLRMLWMLKVPNAPVYDFQTYHEIAVNIATGYGHTFLGEPIAFQGMGYPTALGLFYKLTGETSVLWGKAFNLLLSTATLLLTYPIFRKLTNSWKLSIAAYALIAFLPNYIAYVSVIGAEVFLAFLFAAVVYLQLASFNKWVRWPLLGIFIGLAALTKPVFLVYPVVAAAVHYLREKNLKSTLAFVLTTALLMMVTVAPWTYRNYQKYDSFIPVSYNSGYVLYLNNNANNVNGGWMPLKDAAASPELRAQIDEILEHGQRSEKLAYELDPLLKAEGKRWILSHPLDFAKLGMLRVQTTFFNGAWDIGSWAMNGLYPGVPQWTVELERDLKAFRAVSDAILNSMNGLAFAFVLLAAFPVLRSLFRREEKLPVGMILPTVNVSFFILVYFVFEGQARYNFPVLFLLAVCAVLALHSIWRGVSSWRCQN; this comes from the coding sequence ATGCCTATGATCAAGCTAAGAAAACCGCTCTTTACGCGGAGCACGACCGAATGGGTACTCTTTTTGCTGATTACGATCGCAGCCGTTCTGCTGCGCATGCTGTGGATGTTGAAAGTGCCGAACGCGCCGGTCTATGATTTTCAAACGTATCATGAGATTGCGGTCAACATCGCCACCGGGTACGGGCATACCTTCCTCGGCGAACCGATCGCCTTCCAAGGCATGGGCTATCCGACCGCGCTGGGCCTGTTTTACAAGCTGACCGGGGAGACGTCCGTCCTTTGGGGCAAGGCGTTCAACCTGCTCTTGTCGACCGCCACACTGCTGCTGACCTATCCGATCTTTCGAAAGTTGACGAACAGCTGGAAACTTTCGATCGCAGCCTACGCACTGATCGCTTTTTTGCCGAACTATATCGCGTATGTCAGCGTGATCGGGGCGGAAGTGTTCCTGGCGTTTCTGTTTGCGGCTGTCGTCTATTTGCAGCTGGCATCGTTCAACAAATGGGTGCGCTGGCCGCTGCTCGGCATTTTCATCGGGCTGGCCGCGCTGACCAAGCCGGTGTTCCTCGTCTATCCGGTGGTGGCGGCTGCCGTACACTATCTTCGTGAAAAAAATCTCAAATCCACTTTGGCCTTCGTCCTGACCACCGCGCTCCTGATGATGGTGACGGTGGCGCCTTGGACGTATCGCAACTACCAGAAATATGACTCGTTCATCCCGGTGTCGTACAATTCGGGCTATGTATTATACCTGAATAACAATGCCAATAATGTGAATGGGGGCTGGATGCCGCTGAAAGACGCGGCGGCGTCGCCGGAGCTGCGCGCGCAGATCGACGAGATTCTCGAGCACGGCCAGCGCAGCGAAAAATTGGCCTATGAGCTCGACCCGCTGCTGAAGGCGGAAGGCAAGCGCTGGATCTTGTCGCATCCGCTGGACTTTGCGAAACTTGGTATGCTGCGCGTACAGACCACGTTCTTCAACGGGGCGTGGGACATCGGCAGCTGGGCGATGAACGGGCTGTATCCGGGCGTCCCGCAGTGGACGGTCGAGCTGGAGCGCGATCTGAAAGCGTTCCGGGCTGTGTCGGATGCGATCTTGAACAGCATGAACGGGCTGGCGTTTGCTTTTGTGCTGCTGGCGGCGTTTCCGGTCCTGCGTTCCCTGTTCCGGCGCGAGGAGAAACTGCCGGTCGGGATGATCCTGCCGACGGTGAACGTGAGCTTTTTCATCCTCGTCTATTTTGTGTTCGAAGGTCAGGCCCGCTATAACTTCCCGGTGCTGTTCTTGCTGGCCGTCTGTGCCGTGCTGGCGCTGCATAGCATCTGGCGGGGTGTGTCATCTTGGAGGTGTCAGAATTGA
- a CDS encoding tetratricopeptide repeat protein gives MNKTLGQKIREWRMRKGITQTELAEGLVTPSMISQIESDKANPSFKLLEGISRKLDVPIDQFLMDMQDKLEHDTRHKLAKSLISAKQYEKAIQVLEGLADEPAVDRNEVRKELASAYIYAKQFDNATRLLESMLEEVALDKDRSHAVELLRWLGRAKMEQHDYVMAKHYFQQAMKELAKSESLDNSTKGSLYHNFAATLAYLGEVQEAIEYYKKAITALQGTPNLLQMGRTYTALATAYYHMNEYAQAADTTRTAITMFRSVNNRYDEVVAKKNYGILQYELGQYDDAIAQFEECAEEFKAMEEMDLVANVYGEIGTVYFRRKNYQEAEKWCFRALELLGKEHRERAFVYRTMGVMYQELQNFERALEYMLSSVELFEKYGLHVEASKCYSHIVSIYEARGELDKASEYMQKMTSTMREGLRVRGLYL, from the coding sequence ATGAATAAGACACTGGGGCAAAAAATAAGGGAATGGCGCATGCGCAAAGGGATTACACAGACCGAACTGGCAGAGGGTCTTGTGACTCCGAGCATGATCTCACAGATCGAAAGCGACAAAGCGAATCCCTCCTTTAAACTGCTGGAAGGCATTTCGCGCAAACTGGACGTGCCGATCGATCAGTTCTTGATGGATATGCAGGATAAGCTGGAACATGACACTCGCCACAAGCTGGCGAAGTCTTTGATTTCCGCGAAACAATATGAAAAAGCCATCCAAGTCCTCGAAGGCTTGGCGGACGAACCGGCTGTTGACCGCAACGAAGTGCGCAAAGAACTCGCATCGGCGTATATTTATGCCAAGCAATTCGACAACGCCACCCGTCTGCTCGAATCGATGCTCGAAGAAGTCGCGCTCGACAAAGACCGCTCCCATGCGGTGGAACTCCTGCGTTGGCTGGGCCGCGCCAAGATGGAGCAGCATGACTATGTCATGGCGAAGCACTATTTCCAACAGGCGATGAAGGAACTGGCGAAAAGCGAATCGCTCGACAACAGCACGAAAGGTTCCTTGTACCACAACTTTGCGGCCACGCTTGCGTACCTGGGGGAGGTACAGGAAGCGATCGAGTATTACAAAAAAGCGATCACGGCGCTGCAAGGCACACCGAATCTGCTCCAGATGGGCAGAACGTATACAGCTTTGGCGACCGCTTACTACCATATGAACGAATACGCACAAGCAGCAGATACCACCCGCACGGCGATCACGATGTTCCGCAGCGTCAACAACCGCTACGACGAAGTGGTGGCGAAGAAAAACTACGGCATTCTGCAGTACGAGCTCGGGCAGTATGACGATGCGATCGCCCAATTCGAAGAGTGCGCCGAAGAGTTCAAAGCGATGGAAGAAATGGATCTCGTAGCGAACGTCTACGGGGAGATCGGGACCGTTTACTTCCGCCGAAAGAACTATCAAGAAGCTGAAAAATGGTGTTTCCGCGCCCTCGAACTGCTCGGCAAAGAACATCGTGAACGCGCGTTCGTCTACCGCACGATGGGCGTGATGTATCAAGAACTTCAAAACTTCGAAAGAGCATTGGAGTATATGTTAAGTTCTGTGGAACTTTTTGAAAAATACGGCTTGCACGTCGAGGCCTCCAAATGTTATTCTCATATTGTAAGCATCTACGAGGCGCGCGGAGAGTTAGATAAGGCGTCTGAGTACATGCAAAAAATGACTTCCACTATGCGGGAAGGACTAAGGGTGAGGGGGCTTTACCTGTGA
- a CDS encoding decaprenyl-phosphate phosphoribosyltransferase, translating to MKQQAVRADANVVLLLFQQLRPKQWTKNLLVFAALIFSFQIANVDLLLRSVVGFFLFCFVSGCVYILNDFVDREADRQHPEKRFRPMASGALNPYLALTFGLVLLAVSIAWGLYLEPLFGILLFVYFVINVAYSFRLKHVVIIDVMIIASGFVFRAIGGALVIEVPFTPWFLLCTMLLALFLAISKRRHELLLLQNNKGSHRKVLESYSPELLNQLNSIVITATIMSYALFTFTSGRTIHLMWTIPLVIYGIFRYLYLIFMEEKGGKPERDLFQDKHILVTVLLYGLAVVVILKYFE from the coding sequence TTGAAACAACAAGCGGTTCGCGCCGACGCGAACGTCGTGCTGCTGTTGTTCCAGCAGTTGCGTCCGAAACAGTGGACGAAGAATCTGCTGGTCTTTGCAGCTTTGATCTTTTCCTTTCAGATTGCCAATGTCGATCTGCTGCTCCGCTCGGTGGTCGGGTTCTTCCTGTTCTGCTTTGTGTCGGGGTGTGTGTATATCTTAAATGATTTTGTCGACCGCGAAGCGGACCGGCAGCACCCGGAGAAGCGTTTCCGTCCGATGGCGTCAGGTGCGCTCAATCCGTATCTGGCGCTGACGTTCGGCTTGGTGCTCTTGGCGGTGTCGATCGCCTGGGGGCTGTATCTGGAGCCGCTGTTTGGCATCCTGCTGTTCGTCTATTTTGTGATCAACGTTGCCTATTCATTCAGGCTGAAACACGTTGTGATCATCGACGTGATGATCATCGCGTCCGGCTTCGTGTTTCGCGCCATCGGCGGGGCGCTGGTGATCGAGGTGCCGTTCACCCCGTGGTTCCTGCTCTGCACGATGCTGCTCGCCTTGTTCCTGGCGATCTCGAAGCGCCGCCATGAGCTGCTGCTGTTGCAGAACAACAAAGGCTCGCACCGCAAAGTGCTGGAGAGCTATTCGCCGGAGCTGCTCAACCAGCTCAACTCGATCGTGATCACGGCGACGATCATGAGCTATGCCCTGTTCACGTTTACTTCGGGGCGCACGATCCATCTGATGTGGACGATTCCGCTGGTCATCTACGGGATCTTCCGCTACTTGTACCTGATCTTCATGGAGGAAAAGGGCGGGAAGCCGGAGCGCGACCTGTTTCAGGACAAGCACATCCTGGTCACCGTGCTGCTGTACGGGCTCGCCGTGGTCGTGATCTTGAAGTATTTTGAGTAA
- a CDS encoding FAD-binding oxidoreductase, translating into MLKQKESLIAGWGNHPAEVCHVYRPDRVRDITELLAAGGEHNYISRGLGRSYGDTALNAGSGVLLHTQFARFLHFDEEQGILECEAGVSFEEIIEHFLPRGWFLPVTPGTKFITVGGAIANDVHGKNHHVDGTFSEHVLDLKLLLASGRIVHCSREENADLFYATIGGVGLTGVILSARFKLIPVESAYIEVDYIKARNLDHAFELFAKTNDQYQYSVAWIDCLSKGDRLGRSVLMLGNHAPASKVKQADPLRIKKKPKLNVPFNFPSFVLNQLSIRAFNFGYYNVLNKNAVGKIVDYDTFFYPLDSIHNWNRAYGKKGFVQYQAVFPPETSRQGLTEMLKRLSESGRSSFLAVLKSSGEQSKGLLSFPFKGYTLALDIPVHDDGLFPFLRELDEMVMAHGGRIYLAKDSEADPATFAQMYPTLGKFQQIKASVDPNNVFSSSQARRLGIVEESR; encoded by the coding sequence ATGCTGAAACAGAAGGAAAGCCTGATCGCCGGCTGGGGCAACCATCCGGCGGAAGTCTGCCACGTCTATCGTCCGGACCGGGTGCGGGACATCACCGAACTGCTGGCGGCGGGAGGAGAACACAATTATATTTCCCGCGGGCTGGGCCGTTCCTACGGCGACACCGCGCTCAATGCAGGATCGGGCGTTTTGCTGCACACGCAGTTTGCCCGCTTTTTGCATTTTGACGAGGAGCAGGGCATTTTGGAGTGCGAGGCCGGGGTGTCGTTCGAAGAGATCATCGAGCATTTCCTGCCCCGCGGCTGGTTCCTGCCGGTCACACCGGGCACGAAGTTCATCACCGTCGGCGGCGCGATCGCCAATGACGTGCACGGCAAGAATCACCACGTCGACGGCACGTTCTCCGAGCATGTGCTCGACCTGAAGCTTTTGCTCGCGTCCGGCCGGATCGTCCACTGCTCGCGGGAGGAGAATGCCGACCTGTTCTACGCGACGATCGGCGGCGTCGGCCTGACCGGGGTGATCCTGTCGGCACGCTTCAAGCTGATCCCGGTGGAGTCGGCGTACATCGAAGTCGATTACATCAAGGCCCGCAACCTCGACCATGCGTTTGAGCTGTTCGCCAAGACGAACGACCAGTACCAATACTCGGTGGCGTGGATCGACTGCCTGTCCAAAGGCGACCGCCTCGGCCGCTCCGTGCTGATGCTCGGCAACCATGCGCCGGCGTCGAAAGTCAAGCAGGCCGACCCGTTGCGGATCAAGAAGAAGCCCAAGCTGAACGTGCCGTTCAACTTCCCGTCGTTCGTGCTGAACCAGCTGTCGATCCGCGCGTTCAACTTCGGCTATTACAACGTCCTGAACAAGAACGCGGTCGGCAAGATCGTCGACTATGACACGTTCTTCTACCCGCTGGACAGCATTCACAACTGGAACCGCGCGTACGGCAAAAAAGGGTTCGTGCAGTACCAGGCGGTGTTTCCGCCGGAGACGAGCCGCCAAGGCTTGACGGAGATGCTGAAGCGCTTGAGCGAATCGGGCCGCTCGTCGTTCCTCGCCGTGCTGAAAAGCTCCGGCGAGCAGAGCAAAGGACTCCTGTCCTTCCCGTTCAAAGGCTACACGCTGGCGCTCGACATCCCGGTCCATGACGACGGCTTGTTCCCGTTCCTGCGCGAGCTCGACGAGATGGTGATGGCGCACGGCGGCCGCATCTACCTTGCCAAAGATTCGGAAGCCGACCCGGCGACGTTTGCGCAGATGTACCCGACGCTCGGCAAGTTTCAGCAGATCAAAGCGAGCGTCGACCCGAACAACGTGTTCTCCTCCTCACAGGCGCGGAGACTCGGGATTGTGGAGGAATCGCGATGA
- a CDS encoding glycosyltransferase family 39 protein, protein MLRKMGVPVGIALILLFSLWIRLDYIAGLEVKPVSDMEDYDQRAVKLAEEGTFATDHVQGATYRAPGYVIFLGGLYELFGHKYRMVYGVQSLLSVATLFAVYLIGRRLFDTKVAMLALLIGALYVPLIGYSGVLLTESLFLALFTYALYAFLVGSQDGNLYGYLIAGLLFGLATLTRSIALLLPVIAVVWLMLANKTFRLPRPTWIRLGLMVLVMAAVIAPWSIRNYMEQKQFVLVDTTAGLNLLIGNNDYANGFFSDKIYSLPAFKEAMAGTKTDAKRDAIMKAAGKQWILDHPGHFAELTWMRFQMYLSAKKDWVAATHEWERIPLYSDTFHARYQWTLMSLGLVGVVLACWRDRQALLPVLVAGYFLGAISVFFVQTRYQLPAMPYIILLAAYVLRVMGSSPRAAVPIFAAVFGLSLWLEELALNYNVL, encoded by the coding sequence GTGCTGCGAAAGATGGGGGTTCCGGTTGGGATCGCACTGATTTTGCTGTTTTCCCTGTGGATTCGACTTGATTATATTGCCGGGCTGGAAGTGAAGCCTGTCTCAGATATGGAGGACTATGATCAGCGGGCGGTGAAGCTGGCGGAGGAAGGCACGTTTGCGACCGATCATGTACAAGGTGCCACCTATCGCGCCCCCGGATACGTGATATTCCTCGGCGGTTTGTATGAGTTGTTTGGGCACAAATACCGCATGGTCTACGGCGTGCAGTCGCTCCTGTCGGTGGCGACGCTGTTTGCGGTCTATCTCATCGGCAGGCGGTTGTTTGACACCAAGGTCGCGATGCTGGCTTTGCTGATCGGTGCTCTGTATGTGCCGCTGATCGGGTATTCGGGCGTGTTGCTGACCGAGTCGCTGTTTCTCGCGCTCTTTACCTATGCTCTTTACGCATTTCTTGTCGGGTCGCAAGACGGCAACCTGTACGGATACCTGATCGCCGGCTTGCTGTTTGGCCTCGCCACGCTGACCCGCTCGATCGCGCTGCTGCTGCCGGTGATCGCCGTCGTCTGGCTAATGCTGGCGAACAAGACGTTCCGCCTGCCCCGCCCGACATGGATCAGGCTCGGGCTGATGGTACTGGTGATGGCGGCGGTGATCGCTCCGTGGTCGATTCGAAACTATATGGAACAAAAACAATTCGTGCTCGTCGACACCACGGCCGGGCTGAACCTGCTGATCGGCAACAACGACTACGCCAACGGATTTTTTAGCGATAAGATCTACAGCCTGCCCGCGTTCAAAGAAGCGATGGCCGGCACCAAAACGGACGCAAAACGCGACGCGATCATGAAAGCTGCCGGCAAGCAGTGGATTCTCGACCATCCCGGCCACTTCGCCGAACTGACCTGGATGCGCTTCCAGATGTATCTGTCTGCGAAAAAAGACTGGGTCGCCGCCACCCACGAGTGGGAGCGCATCCCGCTGTACTCGGACACTTTCCATGCCCGCTACCAATGGACCTTGATGTCCTTGGGGCTGGTCGGCGTCGTGCTCGCCTGCTGGCGTGACCGCCAAGCGCTCTTGCCCGTCTTGGTCGCCGGGTATTTCCTCGGCGCGATCTCCGTCTTTTTCGTGCAGACGCGCTACCAATTGCCGGCAATGCCGTATATCATTTTGTTAGCAGCCTATGTGCTGCGCGTGATGGGGTCAAGCCCGCGAGCCGCCGTGCCGATTTTTGCAGCCGTCTTTGGGCTGAGCTTGTGGCTGGAGGAACTCGCTTTGAACTATAACGTCTTGTAA
- a CDS encoding type II CAAX endopeptidase family protein, which yields MGVKKRGDRMLWMIGIVGLVMYFVFSWQDLFAAQEWKMLSRDEVIAKAQTHWKQENINLSEYKTSAVMESADSLDGYLGKEDLHEEFGKQAPDTAPVTYWHVIFYNDYSSRGLTYETYHDVKSGKLIGFSRPTPETNTEISTTAGRQRAEQALQDLGVDMSRLELLSTDGEIIDEAEVLEGDEEYRSNRMSFSWQDRSYQVGDSELYYEVSLTGDQVDEVTSDYRVPDSFTEWHDRQTLYAGLLTGVSLLGSFLLLVFAFVFLFLIQQKRPYWSSLWLSLLVFVLYAISNVNQWPVLRAQALGEGGGMFGLLLTGALAIVMAVITSFWVGASNYPLTMTGGMLVREVKPSLWLNRRDPEWSDRMRSAAKRGYALAFAWMGFQGLFYFIGENYFGVWYENDLSMSPANMWVPALFPLLAWFAGISEEITYRLFGVTFLKRYLKYSFIAALLPAMVWALGHTLYPIYPIYTRFIELTIFGVIIGYCYLHYGLETVIFAHVTFDTVLMCIPLFLSGEAVQVASATFFLFLPLVVGYGVSLMKMRREQSDFA from the coding sequence ATGGGCGTGAAAAAGCGGGGCGACCGCATGTTATGGATGATCGGCATCGTAGGGCTGGTGATGTACTTCGTCTTCTCGTGGCAGGACCTGTTCGCCGCGCAGGAGTGGAAGATGCTCTCCCGCGACGAAGTGATCGCCAAGGCGCAGACACATTGGAAACAGGAGAACATCAACCTGTCGGAGTACAAGACCAGCGCTGTGATGGAAAGCGCCGACAGTCTGGACGGCTACCTCGGCAAAGAAGATCTGCACGAGGAGTTTGGCAAACAAGCCCCGGACACGGCCCCTGTGACCTATTGGCATGTCATCTTTTACAATGATTACAGTTCGAGAGGCCTCACGTACGAAACTTACCATGATGTAAAAAGCGGCAAGCTGATCGGCTTCTCCCGCCCGACGCCTGAAACCAATACTGAGATCTCAACAACGGCCGGCCGGCAGCGCGCCGAACAAGCGCTGCAAGACCTCGGTGTCGACATGAGCCGCCTCGAGCTGCTCAGCACAGACGGGGAGATCATCGACGAGGCGGAAGTGCTGGAAGGCGATGAAGAGTACCGCTCGAATCGGATGAGTTTCTCCTGGCAGGACCGCAGCTACCAAGTCGGCGACTCGGAGCTCTATTATGAAGTGTCCCTCACCGGCGATCAGGTCGATGAGGTCACGAGCGACTATCGTGTGCCCGACTCGTTCACCGAGTGGCACGACCGCCAGACGTTGTACGCCGGCCTGCTGACCGGGGTCAGCCTGCTCGGGTCGTTTCTCTTGCTGGTGTTCGCGTTCGTCTTCCTGTTCCTGATCCAGCAGAAGCGCCCGTACTGGTCGAGCCTGTGGCTGTCCCTGCTCGTCTTCGTGCTCTACGCGATCAGCAATGTCAACCAATGGCCGGTGCTGCGGGCGCAGGCGCTCGGCGAAGGCGGCGGGATGTTCGGCCTGCTCCTGACCGGCGCGCTGGCGATCGTGATGGCGGTGATCACTTCGTTCTGGGTCGGCGCAAGCAACTACCCGCTGACGATGACCGGCGGCATGTTGGTGCGCGAAGTCAAGCCGTCGTTGTGGCTGAACCGCCGCGACCCGGAATGGAGTGACCGCATGCGCTCGGCAGCCAAACGGGGCTACGCGCTCGCGTTTGCCTGGATGGGGTTCCAAGGTCTGTTCTATTTTATAGGAGAGAACTACTTCGGGGTCTGGTATGAAAACGACCTTTCAATGTCGCCGGCCAACATGTGGGTGCCCGCCCTGTTCCCGCTCTTGGCGTGGTTCGCCGGCATCTCCGAAGAGATCACCTACCGTCTGTTCGGGGTCACGTTCCTCAAGCGCTATCTCAAATACTCTTTCATCGCCGCTCTCCTCCCGGCGATGGTCTGGGCGCTCGGGCATACGCTGTACCCGATCTACCCGATCTACACCCGCTTCATCGAGCTGACGATCTTTGGGGTGATCATCGGCTACTGCTACTTGCACTACGGGTTGGAGACGGTGATCTTCGCGCATGTGACGTTCGATACGGTGCTGATGTGCATTCCTTTGTTCCTGTCTGGAGAAGCTGTACAAGTGGCTTCTGCCACTTTCTTCTTATTTCTGCCCTTGGTCGTTGGATATGGCGTTTCATTAATGAAAATGCGAAGGGAACAGTCCGATTTTGCGTAA